The following are from one region of the Paenibacillus sp. KS-LC4 genome:
- a CDS encoding WXG100 family type VII secretion target gives MAEVRLSYDGLKGQGQKVHGQKEQFDALLANVMSTIDQLESVWSDKAAKDFIQQVRGMKPTFQKFGDALEGLSKHMINVSAKYEELSNNVISSQKF, from the coding sequence ATGGCAGAGGTTAGACTGAGTTATGACGGTTTGAAAGGTCAAGGCCAAAAGGTACATGGTCAAAAAGAGCAATTCGATGCTCTTCTGGCAAATGTTATGAGCACGATTGATCAACTGGAATCCGTATGGAGCGATAAAGCGGCTAAAGACTTTATACAACAGGTTCGCGGAATGAAGCCAACGTTTCAAAAGTTTGGTGACGCTCTTGAAGGACTATCGAAGCATATGATTAACGTATCGGCGAAATACGAAGAGCTTTCCAATAACGTTATCAGCTCTCAAAAATTCTAA